From Nicotiana tabacum cultivar K326 chromosome 15, ASM71507v2, whole genome shotgun sequence, the proteins below share one genomic window:
- the LOC107799802 gene encoding 3'-5' exonuclease-like, with amino-acid sequence MAEVYGVSFYSDQIEVTVTKNAIVVNDWILHTIHTHRRRLHKLLIGLDIEWLPYFNPKDKQPVALLQLCVGRRCLLFQLLHKDSMPGYLAQFLSNPNFTFVGVGVEGDAEKLMCDHGLFVANTVDLNRLALLYYGEYVYGKMGLKRMAKAVLGKVMEKPENVTLSKWDAENLSYEQVEYGAIDAFVSFEIGKKLFNEMAEREKALNCHYQRLNFHYQPLTCHYPPRQQLQETQGMFQNLALF; translated from the coding sequence ATGGCTGAAGTATACGGAGTTTCTTTCTACAGTGATCAAATAGAAGTTACTGTAACGAAGAATGCAATTGTTGTTAATGACTGGATTTTGCATACTATTCATACTCATAGGCGAAGACTACACAAACTTCTTATTGGTCTTGATATCGAGTGGCTCCCTTATTTCAATCCAAAAGACAAACAACCAGTTGCTCTTCTTCAACTTTGTGTAGGCCGACGTTGCCTTCTTTTTCAACTCCTACACAAAGATTCCATGCCCGGATACCTCGCACAATTTCTGAGTAACCCAAATTTCACATTTGTTGGTGTCGGGGTTGAGGGAGATGCTGAGAAGTTGATGTGTGATCACGGGCTTTTTGTCGCGAATACTGTGGATTTGAACCGACTTGCATTGTTGTATTATGGAGAATATGTGTATGGAAAGATGGGTTTGAAAAGAATGGCAAAAGCAGTACTTGGGAAAGTAATGGAAAAGCCAGAGAATGTTACTTTGAGTAAGTGGGATGCTGAGAATTTGAGCTATGAACAAGTTGAATATGGTGCtattgatgcttttgtgtcgTTTGAGATAGGAAAGAAATTGTTTAATGAAATGGCAGAGAGAGAGAAGGCATTGAATTGCCATTATCAGCGATTGAACTTCCATTATCAGCCATTGACTTGCCATTATCCGCCACGGCAGCAGCTACAAGAAACACAGGGGATGTTTCAAAATCTTGCTCTGTTTTGA
- the LOC107787569 gene encoding protein transport protein SEC16B homolog: MASNPPFLLEDQTDEDFFDKLVNDDDDDVGFNVTTPGPGLGMSSSPVYIHGNDSDEVKAFANLSISDDTSARADNIREESSGFQATTSSAEPGLDLDASQVYVDGNESDEVKAFANLSISDDSNSGVDITSGDKGVNCNAKTALIAEGNGEKKSSGSLMSLASGGSDGLLESSNGNMETEVTADKTENHTGGSGNSGVKEVGWSAFHADPVANGDNSGFGSYMDFFSELGDNNDGDAIENAGENVNKESTVVPADQVHDTKQVHEMSYLDNTSSSLTQGQDGYGYDATTGQVADGHDLNSSQYWEDLYPGWKYDANTGQWYQVDSIDSGANAQGSTDSNLVSDWAVSDGTPEVSYLQQDAQSVSGNAAESGTTESVTNWNQVSQVSNATENVANWNQASQTSDSGGVVTDWNQVSLASDAGGVMTDWNQASQINNGYPSHMVFDPQYPGWYYDTIALEWRSLESYASSAQSTVQGESQLDQTGLASQQTFSHNDDQRNYGHKENSGFQGFSSGGGDYNWSGSFSNYNENSSNLSQNENVAKSYPVSEYRGIQQLENHYNQDFSTSSDVNRQMSNHYEGTVPYNAKAIQSQGNQGFFSGGGFGQQFCQPTLQQHEQKHALSDYYGSQTTANYSQQAFQSSQQFSHAPAAGRSSAGRPLHALVTFGFGGKLIVMKDNSSFGNQSFGSQNPVGGSISVLNLMDVVFERVDTSSLAMGACEYTRTLCRQSFPGPLVGGSPSTKEFNKWIDERIANSESPDMDYRKGEVLRLLLSLLKIACQYYGKFRSPFGTEAVLKESDAPETAVAKLFASVKRNGMQFNQYGAVAQCLQQLPSEGQMRATAAEVQILLVSGRKKEALQVAHEGQLWGPALVLAAQLGEQFYGETVKQMALRQLVAGSPLRTLCLLIAGQPADVFSVDSTVQSGMPAVNVAQQPTQFGANVMLDDWEENLAVITANRTKDDELVLIHLGDCLWRERSDIVAAHICYLVAEANFEPYSDTARLCLVGADHLKFPRTYASPEAIQRTEIYEYSKVLGNSQFILLPFQPYKLLYAHMLAEVGRISDALKYCQALSKSLKTGRTPETETLRQLVSSLEERIKTHQQGGFSTNLAPGKLVGKLLNLFDSTAHRVVGGLPPPMPTSGSLQGNEQHHQFAGSRVSSSQSTMAMSSLMPSASMEPISEWATDSGRMSMHSRSVSEPDIGRTPRQDHVDSSKEASSSNTGSNASGAGGTSRFRRFSFGSQLLQKTVGLVLKPRQGRQAKLGETNKFYYDEKLKRWVEEGAELPAEEPALAPPPTTAVFQNGALDYNLKSVLKSESSICNNGFLEMKSPTSADNGSGIPPLPPTSNQFSARSRVGVRSRYVDTFNKGGGNPTNLFQSPSVPSIKPATAGNAKFFVPTPMSPVEETGNNTSNEQETSSNSENDSVTTVSGSFQFHAPTSSAPMQRFASMDNLSNKGTGTGSLSSYSRRTASWSGSFPDAYSPNKSEVKPPGSRLSMPPSSFMPSDTNSMHSMNGGSFGDDLHEVDL, translated from the exons ATGGCTTCGAATCCTCCATTTCTACTGGAGGATCAGACGGATGAGGATTTCTTCGATAAATTGGTcaatgatgatgacgatgatgttGGTTTTAATGTAACTACACCGGGACCAGGCTTGGGCATGAGCTCGAGCCCGGTGTACATCCATGGGAATGACTCTGATGAGGTTAAAGCATTTGCTAATCTCAGTATCAGTGATGATACCAGTGCTAGAGCTGATAATATAAGGGAGGAGAGTAGTGGTTTTCAGGCAACTACATCGTCAGCAGAACCAGGACTGGACTTGGACGCGAGCCAGGTCTACGTCGATGGGAATGAATCTGATGAGGTTAAAGCCTTTGCTAATCTCAGTATCAGTGATGATAGCAATAGTGGAGTTGATATTACAAGTGGTGATAAAGGTGTTAATTGCAATGCTAAAACAGCGTTAATTGCTGAGGGGAATGGAGAGAAGAAGAGTAGTGGTTCTTTAATGTCATTGGCTTCTGGGGGGTCGGATGGTTTACTCGAGTCGAGCAATGGTAATATGGAGACTGAGGTAACGGCTGATAAGACGGAGAATCACACTGGTGGATCAGGCAATTCGGGTGTGAAGGAGGTTGGGTGGAGTGCATTTCATGCTGATCCAGTTGCAAATGGCGATAATTCTGGGTTTGGATCATACATGGACTTTTTCAGTGAATTGGGGGATAATAATGATGGTGATGCAATTGAAAATGCTGGGGAGAATGTGAATAAGGAGTCAACTGTTGTGCCAGCCGATCAAGTTCATGACACGAAACAAGTTCATGAAATGTCGTATTTGGATAATACTAGCAGTTCGTTAACACAGGGTCAAGATGGGTACGGCTATGATGCTACCACAGGACAAGTTGCAGATGGACATGATCTAAATAGTAGTCAATACTGGGAAGATCTTTATCCGGGATGGAAGTATGATGCAAACACTGGGCAGTGGTATCAGGTTGATAGTATTGATTCAGGTGCTAATGCCCAAGGGAGTACTGATTCTAATTTGGTTTCTGATTGGGCAGTTTCTGATGGAACGCCAGAGGTCTCGTACCTACAGCAAGATGCTCAGTCTGTTTCTGGTAACGCGGCTGAGAGTGGTACGACTGAGAGTGTCACTAATTGGAATCAGGTTTCCCAGGTAAGCAATGCTACTGAGAACGTGGCAAACTGGAATCAGGCTTCACAGACGAGTGACAGTGGCGGGGTTGTGACTGACTGGAATCAGGTGTCACTGGCTAGTGATGCAGGTGGTGTCATGACTGACTGGAATCAGGCCTCACAAATCAACAATGGGTATCCATCGCATATGGTTTTTGATCCTCAGTACCCTGGTTGGTATTACGATACGATTGCGCTTGAATGGCGCTCTCTGGAGAGCTACGCATCGTCTGCTCAATCAACTGTTCAAGGTGAGAGCCAGCTGGATCAGACTGGTTTGGCTTCGCAGCAGACTTTCTCTCACAATGATGATCAAAGGAATTACGGGCACAAAGAGAATAGTGGATTCCAAGGGTTTAGCAGTGGAGGAGGAGATTACAACTGGTCTGGCTCTTTTAGTAATTACAATGAGAATAGCTCAAATTTGTCGCAAAATGAAAATGTTGCAAAGAGTTACCCTGTATCAGAATATAGGGGGATTCAGCAATTAGAGAATCACTACAACCAAGATTTTTCTACAAGCAGCGATGTTAATAGGCAAATGTCTAATCATTATGAGGGAACAGTTCCATACAATGCAAAAGCAATTCAAAGTCAAGGTAACCAAGGCTTTTTCTCTGGTGGGGGTTTTGGTCAGCAATTTTGTCAGCCAACACTTCAGCAACATGAGCAAAAGCATGCCTTAAGTGATTATTACGGGAGTCAAACCACAGCCAATTATTCCCAGCAAGCATTTCAGAGCAGCCAGCAGTTTTCTCATGCTCCTGCTGCAGGAAGATCATCGGCTGGGCGTCCACTACATGCTTTAGTCACTTTTGGTTTTGGTGGAAAACTGATTGTGATGAAAGATAATAGTTCCTTTGGAAACCAATCCTTTGGAAGTCAG AATCCTGTAGGAGGTTCAATATCTGTGCTCAACTTGATGGATGTTGTCTTTGAGAGAGTTGACACTTCAAGCCTTGCGATGGGGGCATGTGAGTATACCCGAACTCTGTGCCGGCAATCATTCCCTGGTCCACTAGTTGGTGGAAGTCCCAGTACCAAGGAGTTTAATAAATGGATTGATGAGAGGATTGCAAACTCTGAATCTCCTGACATGGATTACAGGAAAGGCGAAGTTTTGAGGTTGCTTCTGTCATTGCTAAAAATAGCATGTCAGTATTATGGGAAATTTCGTTCTCCTTTTGGTACTGAGGCTGTGTTAAAG GAAAGCGATGCTCCAGAAACAGCGGTAGCAAAATTGTTTGCATCTGTGAAGAGGAATGGGATGCAATTCAATCAATATGGCGCTGTTGCCCAGTGCTTGCAGCAATTGCCTTCTGAAGGACAGATGCGG GCTACTGCTGCTGAGGTTCAAATTCTTCTAGTTTCtggaagaaagaaagaagcaTTACAAGTTGCACACGAGGGTCAGTTGTGGGGGCCAGCTCTTGTTCTCGCTGCACAACTTGGTGAACAG TTCTATGGAGAAACGGTGAAGCAAATGGCACTTCGACAGTTAGTAGCAGGCTCACCTTTGCGGACACTATGCCTATTAATTGCAGGTCAACCGGCTGATGTCTTTTCTGTAGATTCTACAGTTCAAAGTGGCATGCCTGCTGTAAATGTGGCTCAGCAGCCTACACAG TTTGGTGCTAATGTCATGCTGGATGACTGGGAAGAGAATTTGGCTGTGATCACTGCAAACAGAACGAAGGATGACGAACTGGTGCTTATTCATCTTGGCGATTGTTTGTGGAGAGAGAGGAGTGAT ATTGTTGCTGCACACATTTGCTATCTAGTGGCCGAAGCAAACTTTGAACCATATTCAGATACAGCGAGATTGTGTCTTGTGGGTGCAGATCACTTGAAATTTCCCCGAACTTATGCTAGTCCAGAGGCTATTCAG AGGACTGAGATTTATGAATACTCAAAGGTGCTGGGGAATTCTCAATTTATTCTCCTTCCTTTTCAACCATATAAACTTCTGTATGCACACATGTTAGCTGAAGTTGGGAGGATATCGGACGCATTAAA GTACTGTCAAGCATTGTCGAAATCACTTAAAACTGGCCGAACCCCTGAGACGGAAACATTGAGACAGTTAGTGTCATCTCTCGAGGAAAGGATTAAAACTCACCAACAG GGAGGGTTCTCCACAAATTTGGCTCCTGGAAAATTGGTTGGTAAATTGCTTAACCTTTTTGACAGCACGGCTCATCGTGTTGTTGGGGGCTTACCACCACCAATGCCAACAAGTGGCAGTTTACAAGGGAATGAACAACATCATCAGTTTGCGGGGTCTAGAGTTTCAAGTAGTCAGTCAACCATGGCAATGTCATCACTGATGCCCTCAGCATCTATGGAGCCAATAAGTGAATGGGCAACAGATAGCGGTAGAATGTCAATGCACAGTAGAAGTGTTTCAGAGCCTGACATTGGAAGAACTCCAAGACAG GATCACGTTGACTCGTCAAAGGAAGCAAGCTCAAGTAACACAGGAAGCAATGCATCAGGAGCTGGAGGGACATCACGCTTTCGTCGCTTTAGCTTTGGCTCCCAGCTTCTCCAGAAAACTGTTGGATTAGTCCTCAAACCCCGTCAAGGCCGTCAG GCAAAATTGGGTGAAACGAATAAATTTTATTATGATGAAAAACTTAAAAGATGGGTAGAGGAAGGGGCTGAACTTCCTGCTGAGGAACCGGCCCTTGCACCTCCACCAACCACTGCAGTTTTCCAGAATGGAGCACTAGATTATAACTTGAAGAGTGTATTAAAAAGTGAGAGTTCTATATGCAACAATGGATTTCTGGAAATGAAGAGTCCAACTTCTGCTGATAATGGTTCGGGAATCCCACCTCTTCCACCTACCTCCAACCAATTCTCGGCTCGTAGTCGTGTGGGTGTTCGGTCAAG GTATGTTGACACATTCAACAAGGGTGGTGGTAATCCAACAAATCTTTTCCAGTCACCTTCTGTTCCTTCCATAAAGCCTGCTACTGCTGGCAATGCCAAGTTTTTTGTTCCCACCCCAATGTCTCCTGTTGAAGAGACGGGGAACAATACTTCCAATGAGCAAGAAACTTCAAGTAATAGCGAGAATGATTCAGTCACTACTGTTAGTGGATCCTTCCAGTTTCATGCACCTACATCGAGCGCGCCTATGCAAAGATTTGCAAGCATGGACAACCTCTCAAATAAAGGAACTGGCACCGGCTCTCTATCATCTTACTCCCGCCGAACTGCATCATGGAGTGGAAGCTTTCCTGATGCTTACTCCCCTAATAAATCTGAAGTAAAACCACCGGGCAGTAGATTGAGTATGCCTCCGTCATCATTCATGCCTAGTGATACTAATTCGATGCACTCAATGAATGGTGGTAGTTTTGGTGATGACCTTCATGAAGTAGACCTGTGA